A genomic stretch from Setaria viridis chromosome 1, Setaria_viridis_v4.0, whole genome shotgun sequence includes:
- the LOC117840205 gene encoding UMP-CMP kinase 4, translating into MGTVVDAPAVVAEEVTENMLGGKKVTVVFVLGGPGSGKGTQCANIVEHFGFTHLSAGDLLRAEIKSGSENGTMIENMIKEGKIVPSEVTIKLLQQAMIKSENDKFLIDGFPRNEENRAAFENVTKISPAFVLFFDCSEEEMERRLLGRNQGRVDDNIETIKKRFKTFVESSLPVIEHYNSKDKVKKIDAAKPIPEVFEDVKAIFSPYAPKAE; encoded by the exons ATGGGCACAGTTGTGGATGCTCCAGCAGTTGTGGCTGAGGAG GTGACTGAGAACATGTTAGGTGGCAAGAAAGTTACAGTTGTATTTGTTCTAG GTGGTCCTGGAAGTGGAAAAGGCACACAGTGTGCTAACATTGTGGAGCACTTTGGATTCACCCATCTTAGTGCTGGAGATCTTTTGCGTGCAGAGATCAAATCTGGCTCTGAGAACGG AACCATGATTGAGAACATGATAAAGGAGGGAAAGATTGTTCCATCGGAGGTAACTATAAAGCTGTTGCAGCAGGCAATGATAAAAAGTGAAAACGACAAATTCCTGATCGATGGATTTCCAAGGAACGAGGAGAATCGTGCAGCATTTGAAAACGTT ACCAAAATTTCTCCTGCATTCGTGCTATTCTTTGACTGTTCTGAGGAAGAGATGGAAAGACGTCTTTTGGGGCGCAATCAG GGGAGAGTTGATGATAACATTGAGACTATTAAGAAAAGGTTCAAAACTTTTGTTGAATCAAGTCTGCCTGTCATAGAGCATTATAACTCAAAGGACAAGGTTAAAAAG ATTGATGCTGCAAAACCAATTCCTGAGGTGTTTGAAGACGTCAAAGCCATTTTTTCCCCATATGCGCCAAAG GCTGAATAG
- the LOC117840219 gene encoding fatty-acid-binding protein 2 isoform X1, giving the protein MKKTGLLITPQIGVEPERAEGRGAHVLLVTRVALHGWRAPNRQRRQRARSLIRNRHQAACFRPTFTSPIPSELDLLPNPARKPPLRHATPRHPVKEGTVPLASSRAAREGPGTSAAAAIRGEGQARKQSIMKDWSIFSKLDNNGGYLHKFPVGSPISHDIGLGLISQVGNLVECSFQHPRHICATGSGAVQEAFSSFNKFAGAFYFWFSRASNPKLLQRLSAAAGSSSRACRSHIKQVTSCLQHLPGLQFGSQLREEHAVQVLLARLASATFGRLWTEVEEHHACNVLMLAAATVIPPFENISPKMLAESLALGKDGGHIREPADQPYSEENRSGCACVAVPRLILPEDATEPKTGIKFPTILEDNSNLSTEVLVGIGFRSMRIMRVKNLNLYAFGLYIQPDSICKKLGPKYACIPDAELKDHPDFYEDLLRENIDMTVRLVVSYNGLSIGTVRDAFEKSLCFRLQKMNPNTDYHCLKTFGSYFSEDIRIPAGTKIDFRQTSDGQLITEIDGRQIGTVQSKDLCRAFFDMYIGDPPVSVETKQDIAQNVAGLIRRC; this is encoded by the exons ATGAAAAAAACAGGCCTTTTAATTACACCGCAAATCGGAGTGGAGCCCGAGCGGGCAGAAGGTAGGGGCGCGCACGTGTTGCTGGTGACTCGCGTTGCATTGCACGGGTGGAGAGCGCCGAACCGGCAACGGAGGCAGAGGGCCCGGAGTTTAATACGAAACCGCCACCAAGCCGCTTGCTTCCGGCCTACTTTCACCTCCCCCATTCCCTCGGAGTTGGATTTGCTCCCGAATCCGGCGAGGAAGCCGCCACtacgccacgccacgccgcgCCACCCGGTGAAGGAAGGCACGGTACCCTTGGCCTCGTCTCGAGCGGCGCGCGAGGGTCCGGGCacatctgccgccgccgcgatccGGGGGGAGGGCCAGGCCAG GAAGCAATCCATTATGAAAGACTGGTCAATTTTCTCCAAGCTTGATAATAATGGAGGCTACCTCCACAAGTTCCCAGTAGGCTCTCCAATATCTCATGATATTGGGTTAGGATTGATATCACAAGTTGGAAATTTAGTTGAGTGTTCCTTCCAACATCCAAGGCATATATGTGCGACTGGAAGCGGAGCAGTTCAGGAGGCATTCAGCAGTTTCAACAAGTTTGCTGGAGCTTTCTATTTCTGGTTTTCTAGAGCATCAAACCCTAAGCTACTCCAAAGGCTGTCAGCGGCTGCTGGCTCGAGTTCAAGAGCTTGCAGGTCACACATCAAGCAAGTGACCTCTTGCTTGCAGCATTTACCTGGATTGCAATTTGGTTCACAATTAAGAGAAGAGCACGCTGTACAGGTGCTTTTAGCGAGGCTTGCAAGTGCAACTTTTGGACGCCTGTGGACTGAAGTGGAGGAGCACCATGCCTGCAATGTTCTCATGCTAGCTGCTGCTACCGTAATACCACCATTCGAAAACAT ATCACCAAAAATGCTTGCTGAGTCATTGGCACTAGGAAAAGATGGTGGACATATCCGAGAACCTGCTGATCAGCCTTATTCAGAGGAAAACCGTTCAGGTTGTGCTTGTGTTGCTGTGCCAAGATTAATCCTGCCAGAAGATGCAACGGAACCAAAAACCGGGATCAAGTTCCCTACTATCCTTGAGGATAATTCCAATCTGAGTACAGAG GTGCTTGTTGGGATAGGTTTCAGAAGCATGCGAATAATGAGGGTGAAAAATCTGAATCTTTACGCCTTTGGATTAT ACATACAACCGGATTCTATTTGCAAGAAGCTGGGTCCAAAATATGCTTGTATTCCAGATGCTGAGCTGAAGGATCACCCAGATTTCTATGAAGATCTTCTAAG GGAAAATATTGATATGACAGTCAGGCTAGTAGTAAGCTACAATGGCCTCAGCATTGGCACAGTTCGAGA TGCATTTGAGAAGTCTCTTTGCTTCCGGTTGCAAAAG ATGAATCCTAATACCGATTACCATTGTTTGAAGACATTTGGTTCTTATTTTAGTGAAGACATCCGTATACCTGCT GGTACTAAGATCGACTTCCGGCAAACATCTGATGGGCAGCTAATAACTGAAA TTGATGGCAGACAAATTGGCACTGTCCAGAGCAAAGATCTCTGCA GAGCTTTCTTCGATATGTACATTGGTGATCCCCCTGTTTCGGTGGAGACCAAACAAGACATTGCGCAAAATGTGGCTGGACTCATAAGAAGATGCTAG
- the LOC117840219 gene encoding fatty-acid-binding protein 2 isoform X2, with translation MKDWSIFSKLDNNGGYLHKFPVGSPISHDIGLGLISQVGNLVECSFQHPRHICATGSGAVQEAFSSFNKFAGAFYFWFSRASNPKLLQRLSAAAGSSSRACRSHIKQVTSCLQHLPGLQFGSQLREEHAVQVLLARLASATFGRLWTEVEEHHACNVLMLAAATVIPPFENISPKMLAESLALGKDGGHIREPADQPYSEENRSGCACVAVPRLILPEDATEPKTGIKFPTILEDNSNLSTEVLVGIGFRSMRIMRVKNLNLYAFGLYIQPDSICKKLGPKYACIPDAELKDHPDFYEDLLRENIDMTVRLVVSYNGLSIGTVRDAFEKSLCFRLQKMNPNTDYHCLKTFGSYFSEDIRIPAGTKIDFRQTSDGQLITEIDGRQIGTVQSKDLCRAFFDMYIGDPPVSVETKQDIAQNVAGLIRRC, from the exons ATGAAAGACTGGTCAATTTTCTCCAAGCTTGATAATAATGGAGGCTACCTCCACAAGTTCCCAGTAGGCTCTCCAATATCTCATGATATTGGGTTAGGATTGATATCACAAGTTGGAAATTTAGTTGAGTGTTCCTTCCAACATCCAAGGCATATATGTGCGACTGGAAGCGGAGCAGTTCAGGAGGCATTCAGCAGTTTCAACAAGTTTGCTGGAGCTTTCTATTTCTGGTTTTCTAGAGCATCAAACCCTAAGCTACTCCAAAGGCTGTCAGCGGCTGCTGGCTCGAGTTCAAGAGCTTGCAGGTCACACATCAAGCAAGTGACCTCTTGCTTGCAGCATTTACCTGGATTGCAATTTGGTTCACAATTAAGAGAAGAGCACGCTGTACAGGTGCTTTTAGCGAGGCTTGCAAGTGCAACTTTTGGACGCCTGTGGACTGAAGTGGAGGAGCACCATGCCTGCAATGTTCTCATGCTAGCTGCTGCTACCGTAATACCACCATTCGAAAACAT ATCACCAAAAATGCTTGCTGAGTCATTGGCACTAGGAAAAGATGGTGGACATATCCGAGAACCTGCTGATCAGCCTTATTCAGAGGAAAACCGTTCAGGTTGTGCTTGTGTTGCTGTGCCAAGATTAATCCTGCCAGAAGATGCAACGGAACCAAAAACCGGGATCAAGTTCCCTACTATCCTTGAGGATAATTCCAATCTGAGTACAGAG GTGCTTGTTGGGATAGGTTTCAGAAGCATGCGAATAATGAGGGTGAAAAATCTGAATCTTTACGCCTTTGGATTAT ACATACAACCGGATTCTATTTGCAAGAAGCTGGGTCCAAAATATGCTTGTATTCCAGATGCTGAGCTGAAGGATCACCCAGATTTCTATGAAGATCTTCTAAG GGAAAATATTGATATGACAGTCAGGCTAGTAGTAAGCTACAATGGCCTCAGCATTGGCACAGTTCGAGA TGCATTTGAGAAGTCTCTTTGCTTCCGGTTGCAAAAG ATGAATCCTAATACCGATTACCATTGTTTGAAGACATTTGGTTCTTATTTTAGTGAAGACATCCGTATACCTGCT GGTACTAAGATCGACTTCCGGCAAACATCTGATGGGCAGCTAATAACTGAAA TTGATGGCAGACAAATTGGCACTGTCCAGAGCAAAGATCTCTGCA GAGCTTTCTTCGATATGTACATTGGTGATCCCCCTGTTTCGGTGGAGACCAAACAAGACATTGCGCAAAATGTGGCTGGACTCATAAGAAGATGCTAG
- the LOC117835992 gene encoding endoglucanase 8 produces MRALKHGTMRAHVALALAALVLAGDALQPALAGGFDYKDALTKTIIFLEAQRSGKLPPNNRVKWRGDSGLEDGKLANVDLTGGYYDAGDNVKYGLPLAFTVTTLAWTALAFKPELQSAKELDHVHEAIRWGTDYLLKCASRKKKLWVQVGDPNLDHQCWVRPENMKAPRTLYEIDEKTPGTEIAAETAAAFAASSMVFRHDKKYSRALLNKAKLLFLFAKSHQGSYDGECPFYCSYSGYNDELLWAATWLYLATKRQVYADFITHEAISSSVAEFSWDLKFPGAQVLLSEFNMTSGGGAQNFKTQADNFVCAVLPDTAFHQVFITPGGMIHLRDGANTQYVTGTSFLFIVYSDLLLRTGQSVMCGNQAVKPERLREFARQQMDYLLGANPRGSSYVVGFGANSPTQPHHRGASTPVLPPGYDVNCGLSFGEWFAPDRPNPNELTGAIMGGPDKDDRFVDKRANSSYTEPCTYINSLAIGPLAALAARGAQLVATH; encoded by the exons ATGCGCGCACTGAAGCACGGCACCATGCGCGCCCACGTCGCCCTGGCCCTCGCGGCGCTggtgctcgccggcgacgccctGCAGCCGGCGCTGGCCGGCGGGTTCGACTACAAGGACGCCCTCACCAAGACCATCATCTTCCTCGAGGCGCAGCGCTCCGGGAAGCTGCCGCCCAACAACCGCGTCAAGTGGCGCGGCGACTCCGGCCTCGAAGACGGCAAGCTCGCCAAT GTGGATCTGACCGGTGGATACTACGACGCCGGCGACAACGTCAAGTACGGGCTCCCGCTGGCGTTCACGGTGACGACGCTGGCGTGGACGGCGCTGGCGTTCAAGCCCGAGCTGCAGTCTGCCAAGGAGCTGGACCACGTGCACGAGGCCATCAGGTGGGGCACCGACTACCTGCTCAAGTGCgcctcgaggaagaagaagctttGGGTGCAGGTCGGCGACCCGAACCTGGACCACCAGTGCTGGGTGCGGCCGGAGAACATGAAGGCGCCGCGGACGCTGTACGAGATCGACGAGAAGACGCCCGGGACGGAGATCGCCGCcgagaccgccgccgccttcgccgcctcctccatggTGTTCCGCCACGACAAGAAGTACTCGCGCGCGCTCCTCAACAAGGCCAAGCTG CTGTTCCTGTTCGCCAAGAGCCACCAGGGCAGCTACGACGGCGAGTGCCCCTTCTACTGCTCCTACTCCGGCTACAACGACGAGCTGCTGTGGGCCGCGACGTGGCTGTACCTCGCGACGAAGCGTCAGGTGTACGCGGACTTCATCACCCACGAGGCCATCTCGTCGAGCGTGGCCGAGTTCAGCTGGGACCTCAAGTTCCCCGGCGCGCAGGTCCTGCTCTCCGAGTTCAACAtgacctccggcggcggcgcgcagaaCTTCAAGACCCAGGCCGACAACTTCGTGTGCGCCGTCCTCCCCGACACGGCGTTCCACCAGGTGTTCATCACCCCCGGCGGCATGATCCACCTCCGGGACGGCGCCAACACGCAGTACGTGACCGGCACGTCCTTCCTCTTCATCGTCTACAGCGACCTGCTGCTGCGCACGGGGCAGAGCGTCATGTGCGGGAACCAGGCCGTGAAGCCGGAGCGGCTGCGGGAGTTCGCGCGGCAGCAGATGGACTACCTGCTGGGGGCGAACCCGAGGGGGAGCTCCTACGTGGTGGGGTTCGGGGCCAACTCGCCGACGCAGCCGCACCACCGGGGGGCCTCCACCCCCGTGTTGCCGCCCGGGTACGACGTCAACTGCGGGCTCAGCTTCGGCGAGTGGTTCGCGCCCGACCGCCCCAACCCCAACGAGCTCACCGGCGCCATCATGGGAGGGCCCGACAAGGACGACAGGTTCGTCGACAAGCGCGCAAACTCCTCCTACACCGAGCCATGCACCTACATCAACTCACTCGCCATCGGCccgctcgccgcgctcgccgcccgcggcgcgcaACTCGTCGCCACGCACTGA
- the LOC117840242 gene encoding uncharacterized protein, which yields MSIALESGRALGGGPRFGRVARCGYAASPPASAGRGGGSSSVGRNSDSPAAAAQWEWDGEEVEGGDGEVQSSYKGSPFDTMDALQEALPFRKGVCKFYNGKSGKGSFAKLQDAVILSPPLKDLPKPETPSPRKRKGLLPFSFKWGKPQNKEVFPEDDAVDSPTNCRRLTISPAAASSSGSNSGSDDEHYRSQKPSSRRPHRRPSNAMDVFASPPAPRPPQLFSAHMRSQSMLDLQDVTDSTATVTPRDKRMKN from the exons ATGTCGATCGCGCTGGAGAGCGGGCGGGCGCTGGGCGGCGGCCCTCGGTTCGGCCGCGTCGCCCGCTGCGGCTacgcggcctcgccgccggcgtcggcggggcgcggcggcggctcgtcctcGGTGGGGCGGAACAGCGacagccccgcggcggcggcgcagtgggagtgggacggcgaggaggtcgagggcggcgacggcgaggtccaGAGCTCCTACAAGGGCTCGCCCTTCGACACCATGGACGCGCTCCAGGAGGCCCTGCCCTTCAG GAAAGGGGTATGCAAGTTCTACAATGGCAAGTCAGGAAAGGGATCTTTTGCTAAGCTTCAAGATGCTGTAATTCTGTCTCCCCCTCTGAAAGACCTTCCAAAGCCAGAAACACCATCCCCTAGGAAGCGCAAAGGTCTTCTTCCATTCAGTTTCAAGTGGGGCAAACCACAGAACAAAGAGGTGTTCCCTGAAGATGATGCTGTCGATAGCCCCACAAATTGTAGGAGGTTGACAATATCGCCTGCTGCCGCAAGCAGCTCAGGAAGCAACAGTGGCAGTGATGATGAACATTACCGCTCTCAGAAGCCATCTTCCCGTCGCCCGCACAGAAGGCCCAGCAATGCCATGGATGTCTTTGCTTCTCCACCTGCACCTCGTCCACCCCAGTTGTTCTCAGCTCATATGAGATCACAGTCGATGCTTGATCTGCAGGATGTGACAGACTCAACCGCCACGGTTACCCCCAGGGACAAGCGCATGAAGAATTAG